A window of Paenibacillus polygoni contains these coding sequences:
- a CDS encoding phosphotransferase enzyme family protein: MYKPAVNYSVISSHDLRSMIYELYNLGDVLECRFLCNGLNDTYLITTNESKYILRIYKTNWRNKSDIDFEIELLGYLISKGIPVSYSLPKKDGNYITEIQAPEGLRFAVLFTYAEGNFLDNKESALLYGEQVAKMHLVMDPFKCSHNRFSIDLDHLLTKPIHSIKSVFSDRPEDIAYLESLALLLQKRVENISDGLEWGVCHGDLHGWNVHFHNDTLTHFDFDCGGYGWRAYDLSVFLWSRVRGRTKEHFKNESWNIFLESYLKIKPLSDIDLASISTFVAIREIWLMGLHTGNSEVWGANNYGDHFSGNVKFLKEWCEENDIS, from the coding sequence ATGTACAAACCGGCCGTTAATTATTCAGTCATTTCATCGCATGACTTACGTTCGATGATCTATGAACTTTATAACCTTGGAGATGTATTGGAGTGTAGATTTCTATGTAATGGATTGAATGATACGTATTTAATAACCACCAATGAAAGCAAATATATATTACGTATTTACAAGACGAATTGGCGAAATAAGAGCGATATTGATTTTGAAATTGAACTATTAGGATACTTGATATCAAAAGGAATTCCCGTATCTTATTCGTTACCAAAGAAGGACGGTAATTATATTACTGAGATTCAGGCGCCTGAGGGACTACGTTTCGCTGTTCTCTTTACCTATGCGGAAGGTAATTTCTTGGATAATAAGGAAAGCGCGTTGTTATATGGAGAACAAGTAGCTAAGATGCATTTGGTCATGGATCCTTTCAAGTGTAGTCATAATCGATTTTCTATTGATTTAGATCATTTGCTGACGAAGCCTATCCATTCAATTAAGTCCGTTTTTTCAGACAGACCCGAAGATATAGCGTATCTGGAATCCTTGGCATTGCTTTTACAAAAACGGGTAGAAAATATTTCAGATGGTTTAGAGTGGGGAGTATGTCACGGGGATCTTCATGGGTGGAATGTACACTTTCATAATGATACTTTAACTCATTTTGATTTTGACTGCGGGGGTTATGGATGGAGGGCATATGATCTCTCTGTTTTCCTCTGGTCAAGAGTACGAGGGCGTACGAAAGAACACTTCAAGAACGAATCTTGGAACATTTTTTTAGAATCGTATCTTAAAATCAAACCGTTATCGGATATCGACCTAGCATCGATTTCGACCTTCGTAGCAATTAGAGAAATATGGTTAATGGGACTTCATACAGGGAATTCAGAAGTTTGGGGAGCTAACAATTACGGTGACCACTTTAGCGGTAATGTAAAATTTTTAAAAGAATGGTGTGAAGAGAACGATATAAGCTAA
- a CDS encoding GNAT family N-acetyltransferase codes for MEYSIRLAEKEDIKDLLDVRNNEDLLITYLNQQENKEVYLLVAEMDRSIILGFGLLKLKGNLYPKLSDLYVNEKYRGHGIGSNLIRQREKMASKLGYSEIFVSVDPIENPKMIKLITKLGYKQITEPYSKTARFHNEDGIAYEKTYTRIDLKKSLN; via the coding sequence ATGGAATACAGCATACGCTTGGCGGAGAAAGAAGATATTAAAGATTTACTTGATGTGAGAAATAACGAGGATTTATTAATAACGTATTTGAACCAACAAGAAAATAAGGAAGTATATCTCCTTGTTGCTGAGATGGATAGATCCATCATTTTGGGGTTCGGTCTTTTAAAACTGAAGGGTAACTTATATCCTAAATTGAGTGACTTATATGTAAATGAGAAATATCGTGGCCATGGTATTGGTTCGAATTTAATTAGACAACGCGAAAAAATGGCAAGCAAACTTGGCTATTCTGAAATATTCGTTAGTGTTGATCCAATTGAAAATCCGAAAATGATAAAGCTTATAACCAAGCTTGGATACAAACAAATTACTGAACCATACTCCAAAACAGCACGATTCCATAATGAAGACGGGATAGCATATGAGAAAACTTATACAAGGATTGATTTAAAGAAGTCATTGAATTAA
- the pyrH gene encoding UMP kinase, with the protein MSRYKRVLVKLSGGAVAGNSEFGFEPERLDYIADEIMSVVNLGVEVSLVIGGGNIFRGNMAESWGIERAEADNIGTLATVVNSLMLRGVLKAKTKKEVRVMTAIPITSVAEPYIRLRATHHLEKGYIVIFAGGNGQPYVTTDYPSVQRAIEVNSDALLVAKQGVDGVLNADPKFDRNAKKFRSLHYNDILEHNLKVMDQSAFILARDYNLPMHVFNFDKPGSMKEICEGKNNGTIISGESILELE; encoded by the coding sequence TTGTCAAGGTACAAAAGGGTTCTCGTTAAGCTAAGTGGTGGAGCAGTTGCAGGAAACTCTGAATTTGGTTTTGAGCCAGAAAGGCTAGATTATATTGCAGATGAAATTATGTCTGTAGTAAATTTAGGCGTTGAAGTATCGTTAGTTATAGGTGGGGGTAACATTTTCAGAGGTAATATGGCCGAAAGCTGGGGGATCGAAAGGGCAGAAGCTGATAACATTGGGACGCTTGCAACTGTAGTAAATAGTTTAATGCTCCGCGGAGTTCTTAAAGCCAAGACGAAAAAGGAAGTGCGAGTAATGACAGCAATACCTATTACTTCAGTTGCTGAACCATACATCCGTCTAAGAGCAACCCACCATCTAGAAAAAGGCTACATTGTAATTTTCGCAGGAGGGAACGGTCAACCGTATGTTACAACAGACTATCCTTCAGTACAAAGAGCCATTGAGGTCAATTCTGACGCTTTATTAGTTGCAAAGCAAGGTGTTGATGGTGTTCTTAATGCAGACCCTAAATTTGATAGAAATGCAAAGAAATTTCGTTCGCTTCATTACAACGACATTTTAGAACATAACTTAAAAGTAATGGACCAATCAGCTTTCATTTTGGCAAGAGACTACAATTTACCAATGCATGTGTTTAACTTCGATAAACCAGGTTCAATGAAAGAAATTTGTGAAGGTAAGAATAATGGTACGATAATTAGTGGTGAATCAATTTTAGAGTTGGAATGA
- a CDS encoding DUF4825 domain-containing protein has product MLKLSSFLLLVFLIMSGCNTKSGNEESLGIIDAYAGDLLDFKDAYVGNASAVGNIVSRVESAEQFKGFELKTDEEPYGIILNYDGNDAEKNHKKTVVYNATFLFALIQNVDWVTFNFTNEEYTIMKEKLKSWYGEDFTEIQNEDEMKICIQKHLDDDKLNQLFR; this is encoded by the coding sequence ATGCTAAAGCTTTCATCTTTTTTGCTATTGGTATTTTTAATCATGAGCGGGTGTAATACAAAAAGTGGGAATGAAGAGTCGCTAGGAATTATAGACGCTTACGCTGGTGATTTATTAGATTTTAAAGATGCATATGTCGGAAATGCCAGTGCAGTAGGGAACATCGTAAGTAGGGTGGAAAGTGCCGAGCAATTCAAAGGGTTTGAACTGAAAACAGACGAGGAACCATATGGCATCATTCTGAACTATGACGGAAATGACGCAGAAAAAAATCATAAGAAAACAGTTGTTTATAACGCTACATTTTTATTTGCATTAATTCAGAATGTAGATTGGGTAACGTTTAATTTTACTAATGAAGAATACACAATCATGAAAGAGAAACTGAAAAGTTGGTATGGAGAAGATTTTACAGAAATACAAAATGAAGATGAGATGAAAATATGTATACAAAAACATTTGGATGATGATAAATTAAACCAGTTATTCAGATAA
- a CDS encoding NUDIX domain-containing protein: MIKPNVMGKVTCFITREKKNNIELLLIQHPNAGIQFPAGTVEINEDFKQSALREAFEETGLNEFLSCNYIGKQELNFSGDRYIVFQKAKVYSRPDLSSSHWAEIRRGITVKHERKNEKFVQISYIEGDKYPAPNYVTYQITGWVEETQLASTVERHFYHLHTNSELSEWEQQADNHTFKLFWSPINKLPEIVSPQNEWIKYVSNELKYTFPI, encoded by the coding sequence ATGATAAAACCTAATGTAATGGGAAAAGTCACGTGCTTTATTACTAGGGAGAAAAAGAACAATATTGAACTGCTTCTAATACAACATCCAAATGCAGGTATTCAATTTCCAGCAGGGACGGTTGAGATAAATGAGGATTTTAAACAGTCTGCCTTACGTGAAGCCTTTGAAGAAACTGGGCTAAATGAATTTCTTTCATGTAATTATATAGGAAAACAAGAGTTGAACTTTTCAGGAGATAGATACATCGTTTTTCAAAAAGCAAAGGTCTATTCAAGACCAGACTTATCAAGTTCACATTGGGCTGAGATTAGAAGGGGTATTACTGTCAAACACGAACGCAAGAACGAAAAGTTTGTACAAATCTCCTATATTGAAGGAGATAAATATCCAGCACCAAACTACGTCACTTATCAAATAACAGGTTGGGTAGAGGAAACACAATTAGCATCAACGGTTGAAAGACATTTTTATCATTTACACACAAATAGCGAACTTAGTGAGTGGGAACAGCAAGCGGATAATCATACTTTCAAATTGTTTTGGTCTCCAATTAACAAGTTACCTGAGATCGTGTCGCCGCAAAACGAATGGATAAAATACGTTTCAAATGAATTAAAATATACCTTTCCCATTTAA
- a CDS encoding class I SAM-dependent methyltransferase, which produces MESTQQNKKAWNTGTYDSWVNRFGTPMEAVEKIKKEPLKRIGAAFKYMGENIEGKRIINLLGSNGNKAVALALLGANVTVVDFSSENKRYATELANQAGVELSYIVSDVLKLPLNELSNQYDLVFMEFGILHYFTDLSSFFNLVQSLLNDGGMMILQDFHPVSTKLITSKGTTANIRKHKVTGDYFDTSLIEKDVSHSKYSEWDHINENAHKVYLRNWTLGEIVTSIASEGLTIKVLEELPNLSSEVFDKGIPKTFTIVAKK; this is translated from the coding sequence GTGGAATCAACACAACAGAATAAAAAAGCATGGAACACTGGTACTTACGATTCTTGGGTTAATCGGTTTGGAACGCCGATGGAAGCTGTGGAGAAAATAAAGAAAGAACCTTTAAAGAGAATTGGAGCAGCTTTCAAATACATGGGTGAGAACATTGAGGGCAAGAGAATAATCAATCTACTTGGATCAAACGGAAATAAAGCAGTAGCTTTAGCACTTTTAGGAGCAAATGTAACGGTTGTCGATTTCTCATCTGAAAACAAGCGTTACGCTACAGAATTAGCTAATCAAGCAGGTGTTGAATTAAGTTATATCGTTTCAGATGTATTGAAGTTACCCCTAAATGAGTTATCAAATCAATACGACCTTGTATTTATGGAATTTGGCATCCTACATTACTTCACTGACTTATCCTCTTTTTTTAATTTGGTTCAAAGTCTTCTTAATGATGGTGGAATGATGATTCTGCAAGACTTTCACCCTGTTTCTACTAAATTGATAACCTCAAAGGGAACAACAGCCAATATTAGGAAACATAAGGTTACAGGTGACTATTTTGATACATCGCTTATTGAAAAGGATGTATCCCATTCTAAGTATTCCGAATGGGATCATATCAATGAAAATGCTCATAAGGTTTATCTACGTAATTGGACACTGGGTGAGATCGTTACATCTATTGCGAGTGAAGGTTTAACAATCAAAGTGTTGGAGGAGCTTCCTAATCTTTCATCTGAGGTGTTCGATAAAGGAATACCTAAAACATTTACAATAGTAGCGAAAAAATAA
- a CDS encoding peptidoglycan-binding domain-containing protein produces the protein MFKKKLLAKLIPLALLGSSLAAGIASASAAVDFAGFPTLKSGNSGGYVKALQVNLYCFGLQSTVGSIDGSFGTGTFNAAKSFQSSHKLTSDGIVGSGTWNKMSSYTIVEVPDVSFSLWTGESSTYWAMYANKNNNANLSYQLLYKSNNAVVNSGSVY, from the coding sequence ATGTTTAAAAAGAAACTATTAGCAAAGCTTATCCCATTGGCCCTATTAGGTTCCTCGTTGGCGGCGGGTATAGCTTCTGCAAGCGCAGCAGTGGATTTTGCTGGTTTCCCTACACTTAAAAGTGGAAATAGTGGTGGTTATGTAAAGGCGTTACAAGTTAATTTGTACTGCTTTGGGTTACAATCTACAGTCGGAAGTATCGATGGCAGTTTCGGAACAGGTACGTTTAACGCGGCAAAAAGCTTTCAAAGTAGTCACAAACTAACATCTGACGGTATAGTTGGTTCAGGGACTTGGAATAAGATGAGTTCCTATACCATTGTAGAAGTTCCTGATGTAAGTTTCTCTTTATGGACAGGGGAAAGCTCAACATATTGGGCGATGTATGCTAACAAAAATAACAATGCTAATTTGTCCTATCAATTATTGTATAAGAGTAATAACGCCGTCGTTAACTCTGGTAGCGTTTATTAA
- a CDS encoding DUF3006 domain-containing protein, with protein sequence MKGIFDRFEGDYAVIEIDGQTHDVSNSIVDAFIKVGDVVTYGSQNRLK encoded by the coding sequence ATGAAAGGAATCTTTGATCGGTTTGAAGGTGATTACGCGGTAATCGAAATAGATGGACAGACACATGATGTTTCTAATTCCATTGTTGATGCTTTTATCAAAGTGGGAGATGTAGTTACATATGGAAGCCAAAACCGACTGAAATAG
- a CDS encoding nucleoside deaminase, with translation MDKHYEYLLLAFEEAEKAKGEGTFPIGAVIVDADGTIVSRGRNRVFSSCDSTAHAEVDAIRKAGNKILNLESKRFIPNNELTLYTTCEPCPMCTGNNRVIFDKKSSLGSK, from the coding sequence ATGGACAAACATTACGAATATCTCCTATTAGCTTTCGAAGAAGCAGAAAAGGCAAAAGGTGAAGGTACTTTTCCAATCGGTGCTGTTATTGTTGATGCAGATGGAACAATTGTAAGCCGAGGTAGGAACAGAGTATTTTCAAGTTGTGATTCGACAGCTCATGCGGAAGTGGATGCGATAAGAAAAGCCGGAAATAAGATATTAAATCTTGAAAGCAAGAGATTTATACCAAATAATGAGCTAACCTTATATACAACTTGTGAACCTTGCCCAATGTGTACGGGGAATAATCGTGTTATCTTTGATAAAAAAAGTAGTTTGGGCAGCAAATGA
- a CDS encoding DUF4362 domain-containing protein produces MIVIDLFKVFMVLGMAVLITSCSTQNNENHSDKAKNDVAATDAKVRTLPKVEKPYLPEKAAENGDIVNVHGKFSNLEKWQVFLENIERKNADAIRITQYTTEGDPILYELSFNGEQIAYTYNDSMDAFGGQTKGKQNTLCGGITKREPMDDSQAPNVYLLTGCKAQDVGNTFYFSENLS; encoded by the coding sequence GTGATTGTTATCGATCTATTTAAAGTTTTTATGGTTCTCGGAATGGCTGTGCTAATTACAAGTTGTTCGACTCAAAACAATGAAAATCATTCGGATAAAGCAAAGAACGATGTTGCTGCAACAGATGCAAAGGTAAGGACTCTTCCCAAGGTTGAAAAGCCGTATTTGCCTGAAAAAGCGGCTGAGAACGGGGATATTGTAAATGTGCACGGAAAATTCTCAAATTTGGAAAAATGGCAAGTTTTCTTGGAAAATATAGAGCGAAAAAATGCAGACGCTATTCGAATTACCCAATATACAACGGAAGGCGACCCGATTTTGTACGAGCTTTCCTTTAATGGGGAACAAATCGCATATACCTATAATGATTCCATGGATGCTTTTGGCGGACAAACAAAGGGCAAACAAAACACTCTTTGTGGAGGAATCACAAAGAGAGAGCCAATGGATGATTCGCAGGCCCCTAATGTGTATCTCCTTACTGGCTGTAAAGCCCAGGATGTGGGAAACACCTTCTACTTCAGTGAAAATCTTTCTTAA
- a CDS encoding peptide ABC transporter substrate-binding protein, giving the protein MKINLALVVIVMTLLTACAKNVDGEDTASRTGNDNTTNVEMAVVSDAALQTNMVEFYGLALDAFISLGDGLTDKMKFIAIDMSNLKDLSEEDKDQVLRHFSKYDVNVMDITLEQLEKEGRVKDARSLEGILLRVENSEILENKIIIEGSLFKSAKGAIGTSVILEYLDDKWQVTKASDTWVS; this is encoded by the coding sequence ATGAAAATCAATTTAGCGCTTGTGGTCATTGTAATGACTTTGCTCACTGCCTGTGCCAAAAACGTCGATGGAGAAGATACTGCAAGTCGTACGGGTAATGACAACACCACCAATGTGGAAATGGCTGTTGTGTCGGATGCTGCTTTGCAAACCAACATGGTGGAATTTTATGGACTTGCTTTAGATGCGTTCATATCACTTGGAGACGGACTTACAGATAAGATGAAATTTATTGCCATCGATATGAGTAACTTGAAGGATCTATCGGAAGAAGACAAAGATCAGGTTTTACGCCATTTTAGCAAATACGATGTGAACGTAATGGATATCACTCTAGAACAATTGGAGAAAGAGGGTCGAGTGAAAGATGCTCGCTCTCTTGAAGGCATCTTGCTCAGAGTGGAGAACTCGGAAATCTTGGAAAATAAAATTATCATTGAAGGTTCCTTATTCAAGTCTGCAAAAGGTGCGATAGGAACATCCGTCATTCTAGAATATCTAGACGACAAATGGCAAGTTACGAAAGCATCCGATACCTGGGTGAGTTGA
- a CDS encoding GNAT family N-acetyltransferase, which produces MLIRDYKVEDEQGWLSCRVLAFLNTAYYDNVLNKKEVYENPSIELVAEIDGQIIGLIDIEYEIQESTVCSRGKGLGGMIWHIAVHPDYSRQGIGEGLLKVAEKRAIEKNLNRFEAWTRDDNWVLNWYRKMRFNLVESYFHIYFEGNEMNNRITNNVSKLYPVSTFAHYVGEDVEQFNSVKRKHQCVCFEKYID; this is translated from the coding sequence ATGTTAATTAGGGACTATAAAGTTGAGGATGAACAAGGATGGTTAAGCTGTAGAGTGCTTGCTTTTTTAAATACAGCTTACTATGACAACGTTCTAAATAAAAAGGAAGTATATGAAAATCCATCAATTGAGTTAGTTGCTGAAATCGATGGACAAATTATTGGTCTAATAGACATTGAATATGAAATACAAGAAAGTACAGTTTGTTCAAGAGGAAAAGGTTTAGGAGGGATGATATGGCATATAGCTGTCCATCCTGATTATTCACGTCAGGGTATAGGAGAAGGATTACTAAAAGTTGCCGAAAAACGAGCAATTGAGAAAAATTTAAATCGTTTTGAAGCATGGACTCGTGATGATAATTGGGTACTAAATTGGTATAGAAAAATGAGATTCAATCTAGTAGAATCATATTTTCATATTTATTTTGAAGGAAATGAGATGAACAACAGGATTACAAATAATGTTTCAAAGTTATATCCCGTATCTACTTTTGCTCATTATGTTGGCGAAGATGTTGAACAATTCAATTCTGTTAAGCGTAAACATCAATGTGTTTGTTTTGAAAAATATATCGACTAA
- a CDS encoding VOC family protein, whose product MQIKETGFILFLENYEENVQFYTDTLELVVRERKEGLVKLDFGGSYLMVENNGISNKTEKNRGQNPTVIRIEVDDIDGTVRLLRDKDVQVEVHKFNWGTIGVLIDPEGNRIEIKEY is encoded by the coding sequence ATGCAAATTAAAGAGACAGGCTTTATTTTGTTTTTAGAAAATTACGAAGAAAATGTTCAATTTTATACCGATACACTTGAGCTTGTAGTTAGAGAGAGAAAAGAAGGACTTGTAAAGCTTGATTTTGGTGGAAGTTACTTAATGGTCGAGAACAATGGAATTTCAAATAAGACTGAGAAGAATAGAGGCCAAAACCCAACTGTAATAAGGATTGAAGTAGATGATATTGACGGAACTGTAAGACTGCTAAGGGATAAAGATGTTCAAGTCGAGGTACATAAATTCAATTGGGGAACGATTGGGGTGCTCATCGATCCAGAGGGAAATAGAATTGAAATAAAAGAATATTGA
- a CDS encoding GNAT family N-acetyltransferase, translating to MSENRTEQLTDIQIDGKDIYLRIARESDLNDYFTYLQDPELRLTGTQREFTYDEIAAWIRKISVISSDRVDFLIFLKRTNELLGEVVLNEIDSINRCANIRIGIQGTQHRGHGYGTDAIIQMLRYGFNTINLHRIDLTVYTFNPRAIHVYEKIGFKREGLHRDTLYLDERFYDMLTMAILEDEFRSLYE from the coding sequence ATGTCAGAAAACAGGACAGAACAATTAACAGATATTCAAATTGATGGAAAAGATATTTATTTGAGAATTGCTCGGGAGTCCGATCTAAATGATTACTTTACTTACTTACAAGATCCTGAGCTAAGACTGACTGGCACGCAAAGAGAATTCACTTATGATGAAATTGCCGCTTGGATTAGAAAAATTAGCGTCATAAGCAGTGATCGTGTAGATTTTTTAATCTTCTTGAAAAGAACTAACGAACTATTGGGTGAGGTAGTGTTAAACGAAATAGATTCTATAAATCGGTGTGCAAATATTCGAATTGGAATTCAAGGGACTCAGCATCGTGGGCATGGCTACGGTACGGACGCTATCATTCAAATGCTACGGTATGGTTTTAACACTATAAACCTGCATCGAATTGATTTAACCGTTTACACTTTTAACCCCAGAGCGATCCATGTGTACGAGAAGATCGGCTTTAAACGAGAAGGGTTGCATCGAGATACCTTGTATTTAGATGAGAGATTTTATGATATGCTCACGATGGCTATTCTCGAAGATGAATTCCGATCATTATACGAGTAG
- a CDS encoding WecB/TagA/CpsF family glycosyltransferase, protein MEKYAKIMGVNFPKMTLDRTIEVLTDVIEENSPELFHVITVNPEITMACQKDTSLRSIIDEAGLITADGIGIVMVSRLRSGNLPERVTGYDMLLRLLDAGNQKKWSFYFLGADPLTNEKVCEVIHKKYSDLSIVGRHHGFFKQTEEDKIVEEIGTLQPDILVVALGAPYAERWIHKNKSKLNAKIAIGVGGSLDVISGKVKETPEKWKQLNLEWLYRLIQQPSRWKRQLILPKFAIRALTFREK, encoded by the coding sequence ATGGAGAAATACGCCAAAATTATGGGAGTTAATTTCCCGAAGATGACGTTAGACCGTACAATAGAAGTTCTCACCGATGTAATTGAAGAGAATAGTCCCGAACTCTTTCATGTAATAACGGTTAACCCAGAGATCACCATGGCTTGTCAAAAAGACACATCGTTGCGGTCAATAATTGATGAAGCAGGTCTGATTACAGCTGACGGTATTGGAATTGTAATGGTATCTCGTCTAAGAAGTGGAAATCTTCCCGAAAGGGTTACTGGATACGACATGTTGTTAAGGTTACTTGATGCGGGGAACCAAAAGAAATGGTCTTTTTATTTTCTGGGTGCAGATCCACTAACCAATGAAAAAGTATGTGAGGTTATACACAAAAAGTATTCTGACCTTTCCATAGTAGGTAGACACCATGGTTTCTTTAAACAAACTGAAGAAGATAAGATTGTTGAAGAAATTGGAACCTTACAGCCTGATATTTTAGTCGTTGCACTGGGAGCACCTTATGCAGAAAGATGGATCCATAAGAATAAATCAAAACTAAATGCGAAGATTGCTATTGGTGTTGGAGGTAGTCTTGATGTAATTTCAGGAAAAGTAAAGGAGACCCCAGAAAAGTGGAAACAGCTAAATTTGGAATGGCTTTATAGGTTGATTCAACAACCTTCGAGATGGAAGCGACAGTTGATCCTGCCTAAATTCGCAATTCGTGCACTAACGTTTAGAGAAAAGTAA
- a CDS encoding YwqG family protein: MIPIGESKVGGNPDLTDDMEWPLWKDYDMTFIAQINLADCPVNMSLPQEGLLSFFYAAKAMYEDDDFYNDPHTCRVIYIDSERLSNISRRINPNHLTDSEIMKPNKILYEEGISLPTAESAYLKSLGLGWNGNRDQY, translated from the coding sequence ATGATTCCTATTGGAGAAAGCAAGGTAGGAGGTAATCCTGATCTTACTGATGATATGGAATGGCCATTATGGAAAGATTATGATATGACTTTTATTGCTCAAATTAATTTGGCAGATTGCCCAGTAAATATGTCTCTTCCTCAAGAGGGGTTGCTGTCTTTTTTCTATGCTGCAAAAGCTATGTATGAGGACGATGACTTTTATAATGATCCTCACACATGTCGAGTGATCTACATCGATTCAGAACGTCTCTCAAACATTTCACGAAGAATTAATCCTAATCATTTAACTGATTCAGAAATAATGAAGCCGAACAAGATTTTATATGAGGAGGGTATATCTCTACCAACTGCTGAGTCCGCTTATTTGAAAAGTTTGGGGTTAGGCTGGAATGGTAACAGAGATCAATATTAG
- a CDS encoding serine hydrolase domain-containing protein produces the protein MQAIDLKVETYINKYMDLWNFYGVVQVIQKDKVLFENSYGYANIEFGMKNDMNSRFSIASISKQFTAFTIMTLHEKHMLDIDKSARLYLPNDLKIDDSITIHHLLSHTSGLYNFYNFEDDFFAGYNKTDYSRNDFFRRYVDKKPVKPPGTAYDYNNSNYNLLAWVIEHVSGEKYEDYIRNNIFLPLNMMSSDVDDGCKTIKNRANNYVYDFGEIIKCPYYNEKFSIGAGAIISTCEDLYKWYVCLRDGKLLSKETYTRFFNVNKNNYSYGLEHHHVYGTDRYSHGGDHLGISTYIQYYFDEDICIIILSNNESINQYKLGNDLSDILHHVNVEDPIKHEEFPIEESKLKGYCGTYLKDKIQVELINGKLYFTRFAGNLHIEIYPVGKGLFARRYCDQIHPYRIAENEEGKMSFFGYVKI, from the coding sequence ATGCAAGCAATAGACTTGAAAGTAGAAACATATATCAACAAATATATGGATTTATGGAATTTTTATGGAGTTGTGCAAGTTATCCAAAAAGACAAGGTGCTTTTTGAAAACTCATACGGCTATGCCAATATTGAATTTGGAATGAAGAACGATATGAATTCACGCTTCTCCATCGCTTCCATATCAAAACAGTTTACTGCCTTTACGATTATGACTCTACATGAAAAGCATATGCTAGACATCGATAAATCCGCACGATTATATCTCCCTAACGATTTGAAGATTGACGATTCGATCACGATACATCATTTACTGTCGCATACTTCTGGGTTATACAATTTTTATAATTTTGAAGATGATTTTTTTGCTGGATACAACAAAACGGATTATTCACGAAACGATTTCTTCCGGCGGTATGTTGATAAGAAGCCTGTTAAACCACCAGGGACGGCGTATGATTACAATAACTCAAACTATAATTTGCTTGCCTGGGTTATTGAACATGTTTCTGGAGAGAAATATGAAGATTATATTCGAAATAACATATTTCTACCTCTGAATATGATGAGTAGCGATGTTGATGATGGATGCAAAACGATTAAGAACAGAGCAAACAACTATGTATATGATTTTGGTGAAATTATTAAATGTCCGTATTATAACGAGAAATTTAGCATCGGGGCAGGCGCCATTATCTCAACGTGCGAAGATTTGTACAAATGGTATGTTTGTTTGCGGGATGGGAAACTCTTGTCGAAGGAAACATACACTCGATTTTTCAACGTGAACAAAAACAACTACTCCTATGGGTTGGAACATCATCATGTTTATGGCACCGATCGATACTCCCATGGAGGAGATCACCTTGGGATAAGTACCTATATTCAGTATTATTTTGATGAAGATATATGTATCATCATTCTTTCAAATAATGAGTCTATTAATCAGTACAAACTGGGCAATGATCTGTCAGATATTCTGCATCATGTTAATGTAGAGGATCCGATAAAACATGAGGAGTTTCCCATTGAGGAAAGCAAGCTTAAAGGATATTGCGGAACTTACTTGAAAGATAAGATCCAAGTTGAATTGATTAACGGAAAATTATACTTTACGAGATTCGCCGGTAATCTTCATATTGAAATTTATCCCGTTGGCAAAGGATTGTTTGCACGCAGATATTGCGACCAGATCCATCCTTACCGTATTGCTGAGAATGAAGAGGGAAAGATGTCATTTTTCGGGTATGTAAAAATTTGA